Proteins from one Pseudoalteromonas undina genomic window:
- the pmbA gene encoding metalloprotease PmbA, with the protein MKSQHQDPIYSQISQVKDAVSEVLEHAKKLGATAAEAAMSSTSGLSVSTRMGEVETIEFNQDGGLGISVYVGNNKGSASTADLNPKTLRTVVEKAIDIAKFTSDDPCNGIADKELLEFSPKDLDLFHPWDVSPEQGIDLCHAAEQAALNADERIVNSDGASFSSHQGLRVYGNSHGLIAGYPRTRHSISTMVIGKEGEHMQRDSAYTISRDQAGLKDAASVGLEAAAETLAKLNSRKLGTMKVPVIFRADIANSLFGHLVSAIGGGALYRKSSFLLDSLGTQVFSKTVNISERPHLLKGLASSPFDSEGVKTLDREIIHGGELQTYLLASYAARKMNMTPTGHAGGIHNWLVEQTHQDLATLLKTMGTGLLVTELMGQGVNTVTGDYSRGAAGFWVENGEIQYPVSEITIAGNLRDIFKGISAIGGDIERRGGIQTGSVLIEQMQIAGA; encoded by the coding sequence ATGAAAAGCCAACACCAAGATCCAATATATTCGCAAATTTCTCAAGTAAAAGATGCCGTTTCTGAAGTACTCGAACATGCTAAAAAGCTAGGCGCTACTGCTGCAGAAGCTGCTATGTCAAGCACATCAGGGCTGTCGGTAAGTACGCGCATGGGCGAGGTAGAAACCATTGAGTTTAATCAAGACGGTGGTTTAGGCATTAGCGTGTATGTTGGTAATAACAAAGGCTCCGCCTCTACGGCTGATTTAAATCCAAAAACATTGCGAACTGTGGTCGAAAAAGCCATAGATATTGCTAAATTCACTTCAGACGATCCGTGCAATGGTATTGCTGATAAAGAATTACTTGAGTTTTCGCCTAAAGATTTAGATTTATTTCATCCTTGGGATGTAAGCCCTGAGCAAGGAATTGATTTATGTCATGCTGCTGAGCAAGCCGCATTAAATGCGGATGAGCGAATTGTAAATTCTGATGGTGCTAGCTTTTCTTCACACCAAGGGCTGCGAGTGTATGGCAATAGTCATGGTTTAATTGCAGGCTACCCAAGAACACGCCATAGCATAAGCACTATGGTAATAGGCAAAGAGGGTGAGCATATGCAGCGCGACTCAGCCTACACAATTTCTCGCGATCAAGCAGGGCTAAAAGATGCTGCAAGTGTTGGGCTTGAAGCCGCTGCAGAAACCCTAGCTAAACTAAACAGTCGAAAACTAGGTACCATGAAAGTGCCGGTTATTTTTAGAGCCGATATTGCTAACTCATTGTTTGGCCATTTAGTGTCTGCAATCGGCGGTGGCGCACTGTATCGTAAATCCAGTTTTTTACTGGATAGCTTAGGTACACAAGTGTTCAGCAAAACCGTTAATATTTCAGAGCGCCCACACTTACTAAAAGGGTTAGCATCATCACCTTTTGATAGCGAAGGGGTTAAAACTCTAGACAGAGAAATAATACACGGTGGTGAATTGCAAACATATTTATTAGCGAGCTACGCAGCGCGTAAAATGAATATGACGCCAACAGGCCATGCCGGTGGTATTCATAACTGGTTGGTTGAGCAAACCCATCAGGACTTAGCTACACTATTGAAAACCATGGGCACGGGTTTGTTAGTCACTGAACTTATGGGGCAGGGTGTAAATACCGTGACTGGTGACTACTCTCGTGGTGCAGCTGGTTTTTGGGTTGAAAATGGTGAAATACAGTACCCAGTAAGTGAAATAACTATTGCTGGTAACTTAAGAGATATATTTAAAGGTATTTCAGCTATTGGTGGCGATATAGAGCGACGTGGTGGTATTCAAACGGGCTCAGTGCTGATTGAGCAAATGCAAATTGCGGGTGCTTAA
- a CDS encoding DUF721 domain-containing protein: MAKDRYAPKPLTDIMAGLNNRLAAYAGKSQALDTQQQLLRDFLGPKLGDKCRVSNYRDGTLMIEAVSAPIALRLNYLKMDIQSHFRAAGMAELGQIKITANPQATQRLSNRPKATDSQATNSLKMSEQTADYLNAIADSAPPSLKEKLQRLALHGKSKP; encoded by the coding sequence ATGGCTAAAGATAGATATGCGCCAAAACCATTAACCGACATCATGGCCGGGCTAAACAACCGTTTAGCAGCCTATGCGGGAAAAAGCCAAGCATTGGATACACAGCAACAGCTGTTACGCGATTTTTTAGGGCCTAAGCTAGGCGATAAATGTCGAGTAAGTAATTATCGTGACGGCACACTGATGATAGAAGCTGTTTCAGCTCCTATTGCTCTTAGGCTTAATTATTTAAAAATGGATATACAGTCTCATTTTAGAGCCGCAGGTATGGCAGAGCTTGGACAAATAAAAATTACCGCCAATCCACAAGCAACTCAACGATTAAGTAATCGTCCTAAAGCGACAGATAGCCAAGCGACTAACTCTCTTAAAATGAGTGAGCAAACGGCTGATTATTTGAATGCGATCGCCGATTCTGCTCCTCCTTCATTAAAAGAAAAGCTGCAGCGCTTAGCATTACATGGCAAAAGTAAGCCCTAG
- a CDS encoding DUF2489 domain-containing protein, giving the protein MSTAVILALVVGAAIIAGLAFYAGQLLYKLNVQKKLISKQQAEQQQKLKQSRLKRNAKLADSIHLIARAMNEKQCDYSEGCLRIWVLMSQYSFDTERDLTTAYPGIYKMYDVVKEMPTHDSRKKYAKKEIFKQDTARWRAEESLSDEIEADCKKIIVEFKAAQGSENVVFN; this is encoded by the coding sequence ATGAGTACAGCAGTGATCTTAGCCTTAGTTGTAGGTGCTGCTATTATAGCGGGCTTGGCATTTTATGCGGGTCAGTTGCTCTACAAGCTAAATGTGCAAAAAAAGCTAATTAGCAAACAACAGGCAGAGCAACAGCAAAAACTTAAGCAGTCGCGTTTAAAACGTAATGCAAAGCTAGCCGATAGTATTCATTTAATTGCACGTGCGATGAATGAAAAGCAATGTGATTACTCTGAGGGCTGTTTACGTATTTGGGTGCTGATGTCGCAATATAGTTTTGATACTGAGCGTGACTTAACAACTGCATACCCAGGCATTTATAAAATGTACGACGTGGTAAAAGAAATGCCAACTCACGATTCGCGCAAAAAGTACGCTAAAAAAGAAATTTTTAAGCAAGATACCGCACGCTGGCGCGCAGAAGAATCACTGAGTGATGAAATTGAAGCTGACTGTAAAAAAATTATTGTTGAATTTAAAGCAGCCCAAGGCAGCGAAAACGTGGTTTTTAACTAG
- the yjgA gene encoding ribosome biogenesis factor YjgA produces the protein MAKKKGKPAEIEEEIIYVSKSELKREAQEFHQLGSEIAKMGKKQRERLPLNDDLKEAMVVADKISNKSDAYRRHLNYIAKTLRTVENIEEIKAIIDVMLNKNNQAEVMIKKIEQLRSDLIEQGDDLINETIEQYPALERQKMRQLVRNAAKEVKAEKPARGYKELFQYLKDAIM, from the coding sequence ATGGCGAAGAAAAAAGGCAAGCCTGCTGAAATTGAAGAAGAAATTATATATGTATCAAAAAGTGAACTTAAGCGCGAAGCGCAGGAGTTTCATCAGTTAGGGTCTGAAATTGCCAAAATGGGTAAAAAGCAGCGCGAACGCTTACCGCTTAATGATGATTTAAAAGAAGCAATGGTTGTTGCCGATAAAATTAGTAATAAAAGTGATGCCTACCGCCGCCACTTAAATTACATAGCAAAAACCCTTCGTACAGTAGAAAATATTGAAGAAATTAAAGCGATCATTGATGTAATGCTTAATAAAAATAACCAAGCAGAGGTTATGATCAAAAAGATTGAGCAGCTGCGCAGTGATTTAATTGAGCAAGGCGATGACTTAATCAACGAAACAATTGAACAATACCCAGCTCTTGAGCGCCAAAAAATGCGCCAACTGGTGCGTAATGCGGCCAAAGAAGTAAAAGCAGAAAAGCCTGCGAGAGGCTACAAAGAGCTATTTCAGTATTTAAAAGACGCCATAATGTAA
- the yihI gene encoding Der GTPase-activating protein YihI has translation MSRKKKSRKIPSNGPVRLSQDKLKEMRALKEQRVKKTKGAKPGSRNAPDALSNDTQKTGSAAKDKRVGSKKAVPLVAPAAEPKVEMKRNLKPVAELKKAIEPELTPEQELEALENDERLLKLVERHEQGEMLTGKDAKYFNSRIARHQVLCKLLGIEDEEEFEDDFSDEESNSDFDQYLSNDLANEWLDDDEDK, from the coding sequence ATGAGTAGAAAGAAAAAGTCACGTAAAATTCCATCAAATGGACCCGTTCGTTTAAGCCAAGATAAGCTTAAAGAAATGCGTGCATTGAAAGAGCAACGTGTAAAAAAAACCAAAGGCGCTAAGCCTGGTTCACGTAATGCACCTGATGCATTGAGTAATGACACTCAAAAAACAGGTTCGGCTGCTAAAGACAAACGTGTTGGTAGTAAAAAAGCAGTACCATTAGTTGCCCCAGCCGCTGAACCAAAAGTCGAAATGAAACGTAACCTTAAGCCTGTAGCAGAGCTTAAAAAGGCGATTGAGCCTGAGTTAACGCCTGAGCAAGAATTAGAGGCGCTTGAAAATGATGAGCGCTTGCTTAAATTAGTTGAGCGTCATGAGCAAGGTGAAATGCTAACGGGTAAAGATGCTAAATACTTTAATAGCCGTATAGCGCGTCACCAAGTGCTGTGTAAGTTATTAGGCATTGAAGATGAAGAAGAATTTGAAGATGACTTCAGTGATGAAGAAAGTAATTCAGATTTTGATCAATACCTATCAAACGACCTAGCTAATGAATGGCTAGATGACGACGAAGATAAGTAA
- the mutT gene encoding 8-oxo-dGTP diphosphatase MutT codes for MTKVIINVAVGVIKKNNNLFICKRADEQHQGGLWEFPGGKVEAGESVFQALKRELLEEVGLTIHSSSELIIIEHDYGDKCVRLNVHVVSNFNGQAHGAEGQPSEWVSIDELDNYDFPAANVEIISAIKTKYS; via the coding sequence ATGACTAAAGTAATCATCAATGTTGCTGTGGGTGTAATTAAAAAAAATAACAATTTGTTTATTTGTAAACGTGCAGATGAGCAACATCAAGGTGGGTTATGGGAGTTTCCTGGTGGCAAAGTTGAAGCTGGAGAAAGTGTATTTCAAGCCCTAAAACGTGAACTGCTAGAAGAAGTAGGGCTGACTATTCATAGTTCAAGCGAACTTATCATTATAGAGCATGACTATGGCGATAAATGCGTACGACTTAATGTGCATGTGGTCAGTAACTTTAATGGTCAAGCTCATGGCGCAGAAGGACAACCAAGCGAATGGGTCAGCATAGACGAACTTGATAACTATGATTTTCCTGCTGCTAATGTTGAGATAATCAGCGCCATAAAAACGAAATATAGCTAG
- the hemN gene encoding oxygen-independent coproporphyrinogen III oxidase, with protein sequence MIKLPQWDQTLINKYNVSGPRYTSYPTALSLADGYQQQDLISAIESSQTRALSLYIHIPFCSQLCYYCGCNKVITRHQSKADTYLDFLAKEIVAQAPLFQDYRVEQLHLGGGTPTFLTAAQMTRLVKLLEQHFNFSDTCERGIEIDPRSLADNMLIDLSEMGFNRVSFGIQDFNDQVQLAVNRPQHVDEVKQLITQAKQLGFKSINADMIYGLPLQTPESFKQTIEQLIALDPDRVSVFNYAHLPDRFAAQRKIKDADLPSAHNKLTMFKNTLEQMTQAGYQFIGMDHFAKVDNELAIAQNSGQLHRNFQGYTTHGECDLLGLGVSSISQIGTAILQNKKELKHYYQTIDEQAGSAINKGMHLTQDDLIRADAIKQLICQFELDMSVFANRHKISFNDYFKDALEALAPLIADEMVTIENNLISVTPKGNLFIRIICMCFDAHLQKQINATRFSRVI encoded by the coding sequence ATGATTAAACTTCCTCAATGGGATCAAACTTTAATAAACAAATACAATGTATCGGGCCCGCGTTACACGTCTTACCCGACTGCACTTTCGTTAGCTGACGGCTATCAGCAACAAGATTTGATTAGCGCTATTGAATCATCGCAAACCCGTGCTTTGTCTTTATATATTCACATTCCTTTTTGTAGCCAGCTTTGCTATTACTGTGGCTGTAATAAAGTCATTACTCGCCATCAATCTAAAGCTGATACCTACCTAGATTTTTTAGCTAAAGAAATCGTGGCACAAGCGCCGCTATTTCAAGACTATCGGGTTGAGCAATTACATTTAGGAGGCGGTACTCCAACCTTTTTGACCGCAGCCCAAATGACTCGCTTAGTAAAGCTACTAGAGCAACACTTTAACTTTAGCGATACCTGTGAGCGCGGTATAGAAATAGACCCTCGCTCACTGGCTGACAATATGCTGATTGACTTAAGCGAGATGGGATTTAATCGTGTGTCATTTGGTATTCAAGATTTTAATGATCAAGTTCAGCTAGCTGTTAACCGCCCTCAACATGTTGATGAGGTAAAGCAGTTAATTACCCAAGCAAAACAATTAGGCTTTAAATCAATTAATGCAGATATGATTTATGGACTGCCATTACAAACACCTGAGAGTTTTAAGCAAACTATTGAGCAACTGATTGCTTTAGACCCCGACCGTGTTTCAGTATTTAACTACGCTCATTTACCTGATCGTTTTGCCGCTCAACGTAAAATAAAAGATGCTGATTTACCCAGTGCCCATAATAAGCTCACTATGTTCAAAAATACCCTAGAGCAAATGACACAGGCGGGCTATCAATTTATAGGTATGGATCACTTTGCAAAAGTTGATAATGAATTGGCTATTGCTCAAAATAGCGGCCAACTTCATCGTAACTTTCAAGGTTACACTACCCATGGAGAATGTGATTTACTAGGCTTAGGGGTCTCGTCAATATCGCAAATAGGCACAGCCATACTACAAAATAAGAAAGAGCTAAAACACTATTACCAAACAATCGATGAGCAAGCAGGCAGTGCCATTAATAAAGGCATGCATTTAACCCAAGATGACCTTATTCGAGCGGATGCAATTAAACAACTTATTTGCCAGTTTGAGCTTGATATGAGCGTATTCGCGAACAGGCATAAAATCAGCTTTAATGACTACTTTAAAGATGCCTTAGAGGCACTCGCACCATTAATTGCCGATGAAATGGTAACAATAGAAAACAACCTAATTAGCGTAACACCAAAAGGGAATTTATTTATTCGTATTATTTGTATGTGCTTTGATGCGCACTTACAAAAACAAATAAATGCCACTCGCTTCTCACGGGTTATATAA
- a CDS encoding M13 family metallopeptidase, translating into MKKITMTAASIALALGLVGCGEKPQQMKAESTTVTAPVAAPGALGVDLQNMDKSVRAQDDFYYHVNGQWLAKTEIPGDKSNYGSFSQLYDESQKAMKTVLENASANSSAKPGSDEYKIGAFYSSYMAENAREELGILPLEPAIKSIDTVKDKAALVTLMAQLQVKGGDLPFGWYVNNDAKNSSENALYAYQAGLGLPDRDYYLKDDEKFTKIRAAYQTYITDILAKAGVNNAADAAKAILALETTLADAQWSRVQSRDATKSYNKMTVAEANSLMGEFDLNAYFEAVGVDAQELIVRQPSYFEKFAEIFNNTDLAVWQNYLKFHFVSNYAQLLNKDLVDLKFNFYSTTLRGVEEQAPLWKQAVDASNSVLGEILGKVYVKENFPPEAKARMEELVDNVIKGYSVAIENLEWMSPETKVAAQEKLNKFTPKIGYPDKWKDYSDLAINPDELVGNYIRYSEWAYADMIAKLGKPVDRSEWHMTPQTVNAYYNPVNNEIVFPAAILQPPFFNLEADDAVNYGAIGAVIGHELGHGFDDQGAKYDGDGNLRNWWSESDLKQFEQRSAALVAQYNQYKPFEDASVNGELTLGENIGDLGGLTVAYKAYQLSLGDSKAPIIEGYTGDQRFFMGWSQIWRRKYRDEALRNRLMTDSHSPSHYRVIGILSNMPEFYQAFDVKEGDKMYIKPEDRVKIW; encoded by the coding sequence ATGAAAAAAATAACAATGACTGCCGCCAGTATTGCATTGGCGTTAGGTTTGGTTGGCTGCGGCGAAAAGCCACAACAAATGAAAGCAGAATCAACCACAGTAACTGCACCGGTGGCGGCTCCTGGTGCGCTAGGTGTTGATTTACAAAATATGGATAAAAGTGTTCGTGCACAGGATGATTTTTATTACCATGTTAATGGTCAATGGTTAGCAAAAACTGAGATTCCAGGTGACAAGTCTAACTATGGGTCGTTCTCACAGTTATATGATGAATCGCAAAAAGCAATGAAAACAGTGCTTGAAAACGCCAGTGCTAATAGTAGTGCAAAACCAGGTTCAGATGAATATAAGATTGGTGCATTTTATTCTAGCTATATGGCTGAAAATGCTCGTGAAGAGTTAGGTATTTTGCCACTTGAGCCAGCTATTAAAAGCATTGATACAGTGAAAGATAAAGCCGCGTTGGTCACACTGATGGCACAGCTACAAGTTAAAGGTGGCGATCTTCCTTTTGGCTGGTATGTTAATAATGACGCTAAAAACTCAAGTGAAAATGCGCTTTATGCCTATCAAGCGGGACTTGGTTTACCTGACCGCGACTACTATTTAAAAGATGATGAAAAATTCACAAAAATTCGCGCGGCTTATCAAACGTATATCACCGATATTTTAGCTAAAGCTGGCGTTAATAATGCCGCTGATGCAGCCAAAGCGATATTAGCACTTGAAACGACACTTGCTGATGCACAGTGGAGCCGAGTGCAAAGCCGTGATGCAACTAAGTCATACAATAAAATGACGGTAGCTGAAGCTAACTCGCTAATGGGTGAGTTTGATTTAAATGCCTATTTCGAAGCAGTTGGCGTTGATGCTCAAGAGTTAATTGTGCGCCAACCAAGTTACTTTGAAAAATTTGCAGAGATTTTCAACAATACTGACTTAGCTGTTTGGCAAAACTATTTAAAATTCCATTTTGTTAGTAATTACGCGCAGCTACTTAATAAAGATTTAGTGGATTTGAAGTTTAATTTTTACAGCACCACGTTGCGTGGTGTTGAAGAGCAAGCACCACTTTGGAAGCAAGCCGTTGATGCATCAAACAGTGTGCTGGGTGAAATTTTAGGTAAAGTCTACGTTAAAGAAAACTTCCCGCCAGAAGCAAAAGCACGTATGGAAGAGTTAGTTGATAATGTGATTAAAGGCTATTCAGTGGCAATTGAAAACCTTGAGTGGATGAGCCCTGAAACAAAAGTGGCGGCGCAAGAAAAACTCAATAAGTTTACCCCTAAAATTGGTTACCCAGATAAATGGAAAGATTACTCAGATTTAGCGATTAACCCTGATGAACTGGTAGGTAACTATATTCGCTACAGTGAATGGGCTTATGCAGATATGATTGCTAAATTAGGTAAGCCAGTTGATCGATCTGAGTGGCATATGACGCCACAAACAGTGAATGCTTACTACAATCCAGTGAATAACGAAATAGTATTCCCTGCGGCGATTCTGCAGCCTCCTTTCTTTAATTTAGAAGCGGATGATGCTGTTAACTATGGTGCTATTGGTGCGGTTATTGGCCATGAGTTAGGCCATGGCTTTGACGACCAAGGGGCAAAATACGACGGTGATGGCAATTTACGTAATTGGTGGAGCGAGTCAGACCTTAAGCAGTTTGAACAGCGAAGTGCTGCCCTAGTTGCACAGTATAATCAATATAAACCGTTTGAAGATGCCAGCGTTAATGGTGAGCTGACACTGGGTGAAAACATTGGTGATTTAGGCGGCTTAACCGTCGCTTATAAAGCGTATCAGCTATCGCTGGGTGATTCGAAAGCGCCCATTATTGAAGGTTATACGGGTGACCAACGCTTCTTTATGGGATGGTCGCAAATTTGGCGTCGTAAATACCGTGATGAGGCATTACGTAATCGTTTAATGACCGATTCACATTCACCTAGTCATTATCGCGTAATTGGTATTTTGTCGAACATGCCAGAATTTTACCAAGCGTTTGATGTTAAAGAGGGCGATAAAATGTATATCAAGCCTGAAGATCGCGTAAAAATTTGGTAA
- the secA gene encoding preprotein translocase subunit SecA, translating to MISNLFTKIFGSRNDRTIKNLRKTVALINALETQLEALSDEDLKAKTAEFRERYDNGQSLSDILPEAFAVVREASKRVNGMRHFDVQLLGGMVLQQGRIAEMRTGEGKTLTATLPAYLNGLTGKGVHVITVNDYLAKRDAETNRPLFEFLGLTVGCNVPGMMPQQKKQAYAADITYGTNNEFGFDYLRDNMAFSIDERVQRPLFYAVVDEVDSILIDEARTPLIISGPAEDSSELYTEINTIVPLLELQEKEDEEGIEGDGDFTIDEKSKQVHLTERGQIKVEELLTERGLIEEGDSLYSAASITLLSHVYAALRAHKLYQKDVDYVIKENEVIIIDEHTGRSMEGRRWSEGLHQAVEAKEGVKIQNENQTLASITFQNYFRLYETLAGMTGTADTEAFEFQSIYGLDTVVMPTNKPMIRDDRADLVYLTQEEKYEAILADIKDCQERGQPVLVGTISIESSEYLSQFLRKEKIKHNVLNAKFHAQEADIVSDAGLPGTVTIATNMAGRGTDIVLGGNWNSEVEKLENPTDEQIAEIKAAWKIRHDAVIDAGGLHIIGTERHESRRIDNQLRGRSGRQGDAGSSRFYLSMDDALMRIFAGERMTNMMRKLGMQRGEAIEHPWVNRAIENAQRKVEARNFDVRKQLLEYDDVANDQRRVVYSQRNELLEEGDISETITAIRGDVLAGVIDQYIAPQSLAEMWDVPGLEERLKQDFLIELPITQWLADDNKLYEEKLRERIEEAVEQAYKQKEEMVGDSVLRQFEKAIMLQSLDQHWKDHLAAMDHLRQGIHLRGYAQKNPKQEYKRESFELFSEMLENLKVDVVGILSKVQVRAEEDVEKVEEQHRKSENAPREYQHEEAEHVGGEAPQSAQVMARSEPKVGRNDPCPCGSGQKYKQCCGKLK from the coding sequence ATGATATCTAATTTATTTACCAAGATTTTTGGTAGTCGCAATGACCGCACTATTAAAAACCTAAGAAAGACGGTCGCACTGATCAATGCACTTGAAACGCAACTAGAAGCGCTTTCAGATGAAGATTTAAAAGCTAAAACAGCTGAGTTTAGAGAACGTTACGATAACGGACAAAGCCTAAGCGATATTCTACCAGAAGCATTTGCTGTGGTACGTGAGGCGTCAAAGCGTGTAAACGGTATGCGTCACTTCGACGTGCAATTATTAGGTGGTATGGTTTTACAACAAGGCCGTATTGCAGAAATGCGTACTGGTGAAGGTAAAACCCTAACCGCGACACTTCCAGCATATTTAAATGGCTTAACAGGTAAAGGCGTTCATGTCATTACCGTAAATGACTACTTGGCTAAGCGTGATGCTGAAACCAACCGTCCACTATTTGAGTTTTTAGGCTTAACCGTTGGTTGTAATGTTCCGGGCATGATGCCACAACAGAAAAAACAAGCTTATGCAGCTGACATCACTTACGGTACCAATAACGAGTTTGGTTTTGACTACCTACGTGACAACATGGCATTTAGCATTGATGAGCGCGTTCAACGCCCATTATTTTATGCCGTAGTGGATGAAGTGGATTCAATCCTAATTGATGAAGCGCGAACGCCGCTTATTATTTCAGGCCCAGCTGAAGACAGCTCAGAGCTTTACACTGAAATAAATACCATTGTTCCTTTACTTGAACTACAAGAAAAAGAAGATGAGGAAGGGATTGAAGGTGATGGCGATTTCACTATCGATGAAAAATCTAAGCAAGTTCACCTAACTGAGCGTGGGCAAATAAAAGTTGAAGAGCTACTTACAGAGCGCGGCTTAATTGAAGAAGGTGATTCACTGTACTCAGCAGCGAGCATCACGCTACTCAGTCACGTTTATGCAGCTCTTCGTGCGCACAAGCTTTACCAAAAAGATGTTGACTACGTTATTAAAGAAAACGAAGTTATCATTATTGATGAGCACACAGGTCGCTCTATGGAAGGACGCCGTTGGTCAGAAGGTTTACACCAAGCTGTAGAAGCAAAAGAAGGTGTGAAAATTCAAAACGAGAACCAAACGTTAGCTTCTATTACGTTCCAAAATTACTTCCGCTTGTACGAAACGCTAGCAGGTATGACTGGCACAGCCGATACAGAAGCGTTTGAGTTTCAGTCTATCTACGGTTTAGACACAGTTGTTATGCCAACCAATAAGCCAATGATCCGTGATGATCGCGCAGATTTGGTGTACCTAACGCAAGAAGAAAAGTACGAAGCCATTTTAGCAGACATTAAAGACTGTCAAGAACGTGGTCAGCCAGTACTTGTAGGTACTATCTCAATTGAAAGCTCTGAGTACTTGTCGCAGTTTTTACGCAAAGAAAAAATTAAGCACAATGTACTTAATGCTAAATTCCACGCACAAGAAGCAGACATTGTTTCTGATGCGGGCTTACCAGGCACAGTCACCATTGCCACCAACATGGCCGGTCGTGGTACCGATATTGTACTTGGTGGTAATTGGAATAGTGAAGTTGAAAAACTTGAAAACCCAACTGACGAACAAATTGCCGAAATTAAAGCCGCATGGAAGATTCGCCATGACGCAGTAATTGATGCCGGCGGTTTACACATTATTGGTACAGAGCGTCATGAATCACGTCGTATTGATAACCAATTACGTGGTCGTTCTGGCCGTCAAGGTGATGCCGGTTCAAGCCGTTTCTACCTATCGATGGATGATGCGTTAATGCGTATTTTTGCCGGTGAGCGCATGACCAACATGATGCGTAAACTAGGTATGCAACGCGGCGAAGCCATTGAACACCCATGGGTTAACCGCGCAATCGAAAACGCCCAGCGTAAAGTAGAAGCACGTAACTTTGATGTGCGTAAACAGCTACTTGAGTACGATGATGTAGCAAACGATCAACGTCGTGTTGTTTACTCTCAACGTAACGAATTGCTTGAAGAAGGTGATATTTCAGAAACGATTACCGCTATCCGTGGTGATGTGCTCGCGGGTGTAATTGATCAATACATTGCCCCACAAAGCTTAGCTGAAATGTGGGATGTCCCAGGGCTTGAAGAGCGCTTAAAGCAAGATTTCCTAATTGAGTTACCAATTACTCAGTGGTTAGCTGATGACAATAAACTGTACGAAGAAAAACTTCGTGAGCGTATTGAAGAAGCGGTTGAACAAGCTTACAAGCAAAAAGAAGAAATGGTCGGCGATTCTGTACTTCGTCAGTTTGAAAAAGCCATTATGCTTCAAAGTCTTGACCAACATTGGAAAGACCACCTTGCTGCAATGGATCACTTACGCCAAGGTATTCACTTACGTGGTTACGCACAAAAGAATCCTAAGCAAGAATACAAACGTGAGTCGTTTGAGTTATTCTCTGAAATGCTAGAAAACTTAAAAGTCGATGTGGTCGGTATTTTAAGTAAAGTGCAAGTTCGCGCTGAAGAAGATGTTGAAAAAGTAGAAGAGCAACACCGTAAAAGTGAAAATGCCCCTCGCGAATATCAACATGAAGAAGCAGAACACGTAGGTGGTGAAGCACCGCAAAGCGCTCAGGTTATGGCGCGTAGCGAGCCAAAAGTTGGCCGTAACGATCCATGTCCATGTGGTTCAGGTCAAAAATACAAACAATGTTGTGGTAAATTAAAATAA